The genomic region AATTGCCGTGCTCAATAAATCTGTAAAAGACTAACTCTCATAATATTGCTTCAGATCTATCCTAGTACATACTAAGCAAAATTTCAGAATCATTCTTCTTGGCCCTGAAtttccttttataacacaagggagaaaaaaaAGCCTCAGGccaagaagacacatgtcaaaagtacaagatattacaattctcCCTAAGGCCTCTCTGTCCTTGCTAACATGTGTGCACATCTCTTTGCTGCAATAAATACAAGTGGGTGCTAAGAGGGCATCATTATGAAAACTTTGGGCTACAGGTCTGGAAAATCACCCCTTCATTGGTACCTTGACACATGCCTTTGTCAGGATCTGAAGTATACCTTAGTGCCCGATGGTAGGTAACTTGGAGAATAGTCCTTGATGATTGAATGCTTCTACCAGTCCTGCTCAAAATTAGCAACCTGCACAAAAATTTAAAGTTACAAAATAGGAGAAAAAGACTAGTCTTCTCCCTTAGGCTACTCTTCCTCCAAGGAGCAGTACTTTTTATGTagggcttcaatctcatccaatggCCAAGTAAAACCcctcaaactctgcaacttattTATTGCCTCCTTTATTCTATGGGCTGGCAGACTTATGACCTCCAAAGTAAATCTATGGTACATGAAATCTACCTCCATGATCTTATCAATGATATTGAAATGTGAGTCACTTTGGGCCAGATCAGTAGCTAAGGAAGTCAAAAATGCATTTATGGCATCTTAGAAGCCTTGCTTCCACTGCTCTAAGCTCTTGCTTTGTCCTTTGCCTGTCAAAATTGTGGGGATATCCCACTTCTTCAAACCTTGGAAAGaatcaatcattttaatcattgtccttttctcatcttcaatgttagttaattatttgattaataaattaaattttttccaAGTCACCCCTACAACTTGGGGTGGAGAGGCCACAGTCTTGACTGCTGGCATGATTTATTTGAAGTCTTGACCTTTTGGCATCCAATTAGCACTAATTGgttgaaaaaatgaaagaatttcTTCCAGCTGGCGGAGGAGCTGTGAAGTCAAAGAATATGAGGTGTGCACCTCGCTTAATTTCTCAATAACCTTATTTGCCACCTTCAAAAGTGaagcctttctaatttcaaaataatTGTTCTTAGCTTCATCCTTGACTTGCTGTAATTCTTTATTCATTTTTTCCAATTCTTCAAGCCTAATTCCTCCTAAAGAATCTGTTGTTACTTTCTTCATTTGCTCCTTCAATGCACAATTTTCAATGAATAATTTGTTGTAATTTTCATTGAGAGATACATGCATATCCTTTAATCTTAAATGCTTTTTCTCAAGATCATCTACTACTAATTGAGAAAAATGGACTGCATGTGAAGTGATTGCTACGATCTCTGATGCAGTGGTGTCTTCTAGGGTTCTAATTATTGCATTCACTGTCTTTTGTTGTCCACCTTGCAGAACCATAGGCTTTTGGACATTCAAAGCCTTTGATCATAGAGAAAAAGCCTTTAGGCCTACGTTCACCCTAGACCCATGATCTTTGAACTCTTTTGCTGCATAATTTGATCTAACAATTTTTTTTCTCAAAGTCCCAACCATGGACAAGAAGAATGCTACTATTTCTAATCATCTCCTTGCCTTCCTCAAGTGTGCATCTGAAACTATTCCTATCAAAATTTTTGATCTCCTCATCAGATAAATCCTTCAATTTTTCCCAAAGGTAAAAATATTTGAACTCAAGAGAGTTCACAAAATTGTCATTTGCTATGAACTTTTTTAAGGCAATGATCctttcatcattttcctcctcaacATGGATTGTACTCAGGATAATGGCTCTATTTGAGTCATTTAGGACCTCAAAAACCTCATCTTCATGGAATATTTCCCGAGGGGGAGAAGGGGGTGGCACATTTGTATCAAAATCCACTGGTACATCTACAAAATCAGATatttttgcctttcccttttcaacCCTCCTGACCTGTTCAGTTGCCTACCCAAAGGTTCCAAGAGATGTTCTTTCAATTGTTACTGTATGCCCCCTCACCTTGTATACTATAGGGGTAGGGTCAATAGGCTTTGTCTCAAATTTAACCCCTTTATCCTTGGCTTCCCTTCTCTCAATTTCCATCTTTATTATATCATTTGCCTTTCTAAACATgaaagacatcttggaaaaatcattctAGAATTTCCTGTAaaaaccttcaaaattgggatcctcTTGCTTCCTTTCCCACTCAAGCTTCTTCATGAGCTCCCATTTCTTCCTGTGATGTTATGCTTAATTAGAGTGATCATTTCTTATTAAATCATCTTGcccatcaaatgaatgaaaatagcCCTTCTCCTTTAGCTTGTACACTCTGAGGTCATTTACACATCTCTCAGGGCCAAAATGTTGAGCTTGGGCAACCTTCAACCTGTAATTCTTTACTAAGAAATCCTGCACCTTTTCCAGGGTATCACATCCTACAGTGAATTCTTCAAAATTGATCACCCTAGGGAGG from Cryptomeria japonica chromosome 3, Sugi_1.0, whole genome shotgun sequence harbors:
- the LOC131873977 gene encoding uncharacterized protein LOC131873977, which gives rise to MVLQGGQQKTVNAIIRTLEDTTASEIVAITSHAVHFSQLVVDDLEKKHLRLKDMHVSLNENYNKLFIENCALKEQMKKVTTDSLGGIRLEELEKMNKELQQVKDEAKNNYFEIRKASLLKVANKVIEKLSEVHTSYSLTSQLLRQLEEILSFFQPISANWMPKVRRLRTNQVGPTGQPTLRSPWSLPATNNDGSGSPLVGRPFRQPRQAPLRPGRTASAPPSSAPPGQHSTQPGPHHLHPARAPPPPGPPPTPPL